A single genomic interval of Nonomuraea rubra harbors:
- a CDS encoding serine/threonine-protein kinase has translation MPSDRYVLLERLGSGGMGTVWRATDQLLARTVAVKEMHLQAAGKARTHREAHAIARISHPNVVNVYDLVIQDERLWLVMELVDGPSLKEHVAATGPMSPSDVAGIGLQLLSALEAVHAAGALHRDVKPANVLLRRDGRVVLCDFGIAALAGAGTLTESGAVVGSFEFIAPERLNGGAVGPASDLFSLGVTLCVLLGRSPFARPAPVGVLHAITEAEPELPAAAGPLRPVLEALLRKDPAARPSIAEASAMLRPFAGTDATAYDLSMPSPAPRRRRQLVGLAGIAVAALVGAAATMVALTSRSADDATAAAGGTPAARGTASPAPPSSVASEPPTRIDAVMPLPDHPKQHWMFSGDRYVRVSLTPSGYPVRPLQAPAPLGRWSDTLGLLPGFQDGVDATMRVPGSPGEYWVFSGTQYIRIRLAGADQDHDDTLVSGPRPITDWADAFGELAGGPIDAVMPVPDDKQQFWVFSGGRYVRTTLTGTGPRGRVTFGPTPLDAWTGTFGKVGEFKQGLDAVLPVPGMPNDYWVFFGTHYMKIRVTDQVYEDTVLEGPHTLRSWSTPE, from the coding sequence GTGCCTTCTGATCGGTATGTGCTGCTGGAGCGGCTCGGCAGCGGGGGCATGGGCACCGTGTGGCGGGCCACCGATCAGCTCCTCGCACGTACGGTCGCCGTGAAGGAGATGCACCTGCAGGCGGCGGGCAAGGCCAGGACGCACAGGGAGGCGCACGCCATCGCCCGGATCTCCCACCCGAACGTCGTCAACGTCTACGACCTCGTGATCCAGGACGAGCGGCTGTGGCTGGTGATGGAGCTCGTGGACGGGCCCTCCCTGAAGGAGCACGTCGCCGCCACCGGTCCGATGAGCCCGTCCGACGTGGCGGGGATCGGTCTGCAGCTGCTGTCCGCCCTGGAGGCCGTACACGCGGCGGGCGCGCTGCACCGGGACGTCAAGCCGGCCAACGTCCTGCTGCGACGCGACGGCAGGGTGGTCCTGTGCGACTTCGGCATCGCGGCGCTGGCCGGGGCCGGCACGCTCACCGAGAGCGGCGCGGTCGTGGGGTCGTTCGAGTTCATCGCTCCCGAGCGGCTGAACGGCGGGGCCGTGGGGCCGGCCAGCGATCTGTTCTCCCTCGGCGTCACCCTGTGCGTGCTGCTGGGCCGTTCCCCGTTCGCGCGGCCGGCGCCGGTCGGCGTGCTGCACGCCATCACGGAGGCCGAGCCGGAGCTTCCGGCCGCCGCGGGGCCGCTGCGGCCGGTGCTCGAAGCGCTGCTGCGCAAGGACCCGGCCGCCCGGCCGTCCATCGCGGAGGCGAGCGCGATGCTGCGGCCCTTCGCCGGAACGGACGCGACCGCTTACGACCTCTCGATGCCCTCGCCGGCTCCGCGCCGCCGCCGCCAGCTCGTCGGCCTGGCGGGGATCGCCGTCGCCGCCCTGGTCGGCGCCGCCGCCACCATGGTGGCGCTGACGAGCCGTTCGGCGGACGACGCCACGGCCGCTGCCGGCGGGACGCCCGCCGCTCGCGGGACGGCGAGCCCCGCGCCCCCGAGCTCCGTGGCTTCCGAGCCCCCGACCCGCATCGACGCCGTGATGCCGCTCCCGGACCACCCGAAGCAGCACTGGATGTTCTCCGGCGACCGCTACGTCCGGGTGAGCCTCACGCCGTCGGGCTACCCGGTGCGGCCCCTTCAGGCGCCCGCCCCGCTCGGAAGGTGGAGCGACACCCTCGGGCTCCTGCCGGGATTCCAGGACGGCGTGGACGCGACGATGCGGGTCCCCGGCTCTCCCGGCGAATACTGGGTCTTCTCCGGCACCCAGTACATCCGCATCCGGCTCGCCGGCGCCGACCAGGACCATGACGACACGCTGGTGTCCGGTCCGCGGCCGATCACCGACTGGGCGGACGCCTTCGGCGAGCTCGCCGGCGGCCCCATCGACGCCGTGATGCCGGTCCCGGACGACAAGCAGCAGTTCTGGGTGTTCTCCGGCGGCCGGTACGTGCGGACCACGCTGACCGGCACAGGCCCCCGCGGCCGGGTCACCTTCGGGCCGACCCCCCTCGACGCGTGGACCGGCACGTTCGGCAAGGTCGGCGAGTTCAAACAGGGCCTCGACGCGGTGCTGCCCGTGCCGGGCATGCCCAACGACTACTGGGTGTTCTTCGGGACGCACTACATGAAGATCCGCGTCACGGACCAGGTCTACGAGGACACGGTGCTCGAAGGGCCGCACACCCTCCGGAGCTGGTCCACCCCGGAGTGA
- a CDS encoding alpha/beta fold hydrolase: MSDSLAAMELAFERRGTGAPLILVHGIGHHWQGWLPVLDRLAAARTVFAVDLPGFGVSPELPARIPYTAESLADAVESFCARLGIREPAVAGNSLGGYIALELASRGVVRSAVALSPAGFWSRAELLYCQAMLRAMRASARSLPLEQLENRQVRTVASGLLVAHPARLDPAALMAATQALANAPGFDETLESFSGLMPPAPPKSPVTIAWGEHDRLLLRRQAVRAARWSGQRVKLLKGCGHVPMSDDPELVARIILESA, from the coding sequence GTGAGTGATTCACTGGCGGCCATGGAGCTGGCCTTCGAGCGCCGGGGCACCGGCGCGCCGCTGATCCTCGTCCACGGCATCGGCCACCACTGGCAGGGCTGGCTGCCGGTGCTCGACCGGCTCGCCGCCGCGCGCACGGTGTTCGCGGTGGACCTGCCCGGCTTCGGGGTCTCGCCAGAGCTGCCGGCGCGCATCCCGTACACCGCCGAGTCGCTGGCCGACGCGGTCGAGTCGTTCTGCGCCCGGCTCGGCATCCGCGAGCCCGCCGTGGCGGGCAACTCCCTCGGTGGCTACATCGCGCTGGAGCTGGCCTCGCGCGGTGTCGTACGCTCCGCCGTCGCCCTCTCCCCGGCCGGCTTCTGGTCCCGCGCCGAGCTGCTCTACTGCCAGGCGATGCTGCGCGCCATGCGCGCCTCGGCCCGCTCCCTGCCCCTGGAGCAGCTGGAGAACCGTCAGGTCCGTACGGTGGCCTCCGGGCTGCTCGTCGCCCACCCCGCCAGGCTCGACCCGGCCGCCCTGATGGCCGCCACGCAGGCGCTCGCCAACGCGCCGGGCTTCGACGAGACGCTGGAGTCGTTCAGCGGGCTGATGCCGCCCGCGCCGCCGAAGTCGCCCGTCACGATCGCGTGGGGCGAGCACGACCGGCTGCTGCTGCGCCGCCAGGCCGTACGCGCGGCGCGGTGGTCGGGGCAGCGGGTCAAGCTGCTGAAGGGGTGCGGTCACGTGCCGATGAGCGATGATCCGGAGCTGGTTGCCCGGATCATCCTGGAATCGGCGTGA
- a CDS encoding ATP-binding SpoIIE family protein phosphatase — MKRWGDLSQEAADHLAAGSVLDHAEMAVVVTDRFSNLLYWNPFAEKLFGRQGKSPSRDSSVLSLGIMEKDHPMAIELAKHVLKGGVWEGTFDVRRGDGTIVYVRAQAVPLRPASGGVTGIVIMAREALRSNEREKDRFGLLERIGERLAGSLYVEETLKRVAEMLVPQFADHCFIELMEGDRLVRRVSQHVQGWTPPSGTWKPVGAEIRYPSGHYADTALRRQETILVEDFSTNRSPAPHEGSARLCGEIGMTSAIVAPLLVRGETLGLMYLGLSNLTDRRSPHYDAFDRDFVGAIATRVALAIDNALLFEEERHTAESFQKYLLPRALPQLDGLQIAVRYYPAAPLASHGQGIQTQVGGDWYDVIPLSAGRVGIVIGDVEGRGAKAAAIMGQLRAALRAFAQDDKSPADILARLDEWTRIIATPEQDDNGADVSIPPIVTCQYLVYDAWSRQLSFANAGHAPPLLLVDGQCVELDIEEVGQPLGVRAKGLHADLVYKEETRTLPPGAALLLYTDGLVDRRPGRDGRMPSEAETLGVLCEKLAKMSEAEVERIADAATVAVPGEIDDDMAILVVRSSDVDLDVEARTFPAQPIMVGEARRMAAEAFASWNVPEERAELACLLVSEVVTNVVLHAATAGVPRRELVVEGPPLPFEESWDVPGFEDEVVGDKEFTLRLRRGEESVWVEVFDQDLRLPRIRSAGENDEGGRGLYLVDQLARRWGSRPTREGKAVWFEIPTRGR; from the coding sequence ATGAAGCGATGGGGGGATCTGTCACAAGAAGCGGCTGATCACCTTGCTGCCGGGTCCGTGCTCGACCACGCCGAAATGGCCGTGGTCGTCACCGACCGTTTCAGCAATCTCCTCTATTGGAATCCGTTCGCCGAAAAACTTTTCGGCCGGCAAGGTAAGTCGCCTTCGCGTGACTCGTCCGTCCTGTCCCTCGGGATCATGGAGAAGGACCACCCGATGGCGATCGAGCTCGCCAAGCACGTGCTCAAGGGCGGCGTGTGGGAGGGCACGTTCGACGTCAGGCGCGGCGACGGGACGATCGTCTACGTCCGCGCGCAGGCCGTGCCGCTGCGCCCCGCGTCGGGCGGGGTGACCGGGATCGTCATCATGGCCCGCGAGGCGCTGCGCAGCAACGAGCGGGAGAAGGACCGCTTCGGGCTGCTGGAGCGCATCGGCGAGCGGCTGGCGGGCTCCCTGTACGTCGAGGAGACGCTCAAGCGGGTCGCGGAGATGCTCGTCCCCCAGTTCGCCGACCACTGCTTCATCGAGCTGATGGAGGGCGACCGGCTCGTCCGCAGGGTCTCGCAGCACGTACAGGGGTGGACGCCCCCGTCGGGAACATGGAAGCCGGTGGGCGCGGAGATCCGCTACCCCTCCGGCCACTACGCTGACACCGCGCTCCGCCGCCAGGAGACCATCCTGGTCGAGGACTTCTCCACCAACCGCAGCCCCGCCCCCCATGAGGGCAGCGCGCGCCTGTGCGGCGAGATCGGCATGACCTCCGCCATCGTGGCTCCGCTGCTGGTGCGGGGGGAGACGCTGGGGCTGATGTACCTCGGCCTGTCCAACCTCACCGACCGCCGCAGCCCCCACTACGACGCCTTCGACCGCGACTTCGTGGGCGCCATCGCCACCCGGGTCGCGCTGGCCATCGACAACGCGCTGCTGTTCGAGGAGGAGCGGCACACGGCCGAGTCGTTCCAGAAGTACCTGCTGCCCCGGGCGCTGCCGCAGCTCGACGGCCTGCAGATCGCCGTGCGCTACTACCCGGCCGCCCCGCTGGCCTCCCACGGGCAGGGCATCCAGACCCAGGTCGGCGGCGACTGGTACGACGTCATCCCGCTGTCCGCCGGCCGCGTCGGCATCGTGATCGGCGACGTCGAGGGCAGGGGCGCCAAGGCCGCGGCCATCATGGGCCAGCTCAGGGCGGCGCTGCGGGCCTTCGCCCAGGACGACAAGTCCCCGGCCGACATCCTGGCCAGGCTCGACGAGTGGACCCGCATCATCGCCACCCCCGAGCAGGACGACAACGGCGCCGACGTCAGCATCCCGCCCATCGTGACCTGCCAGTACCTCGTCTACGACGCCTGGTCCCGCCAGCTCTCCTTCGCCAACGCCGGGCACGCCCCGCCGCTGCTGCTGGTCGACGGGCAGTGCGTCGAGCTCGACATCGAGGAGGTCGGCCAGCCGCTCGGGGTGCGCGCCAAGGGCCTGCACGCCGACCTGGTCTACAAGGAGGAGACCCGCACGCTGCCGCCTGGCGCGGCGCTGCTCCTCTACACCGACGGCCTGGTCGACCGCCGCCCGGGCCGCGACGGCCGGATGCCGAGCGAGGCCGAGACGCTGGGCGTGCTCTGCGAGAAGCTGGCCAAGATGTCCGAGGCCGAGGTCGAGCGCATCGCCGACGCCGCCACCGTCGCGGTGCCCGGCGAGATCGACGACGACATGGCCATCCTCGTGGTCCGCTCCAGCGACGTGGACCTCGACGTGGAGGCCCGCACGTTCCCCGCCCAGCCGATCATGGTCGGCGAGGCGCGCCGGATGGCCGCCGAGGCGTTCGCGAGCTGGAACGTGCCCGAGGAACGCGCCGAGCTCGCCTGCCTGCTCGTCTCCGAGGTCGTCACCAACGTGGTCCTGCACGCCGCCACCGCCGGGGTGCCGCGCAGGGAGCTGGTCGTGGAGGGCCCGCCGCTGCCGTTCGAGGAGTCCTGGGACGTGCCGGGCTTCGAGGACGAAGTGGTCGGCGACAAGGAGTTCACGCTGCGGCTGCGCAGGGGCGAGGAGTCGGTCTGGGTCGAGGTGTTCGACCAGGACCTGCGGCTGCCCCGGATCCGCAGCGCGGGCGAGAACGACGAGGGCGGGCGCGGCCTCTACCTGGTCGACCAGCTCGCCAGGCGCTGGGGGTCGCGGCCCACCAGGGAAGGCAAAGCGGTCTGGTTCGAGATTCCCACGCGTGGCAGGTGA
- a CDS encoding metal-dependent transcriptional regulator yields MTAHGLIDTTEMYLRTIYELEEEGIVPLRARIAERLQQSGPTVSQTVARMERDGLVRVEGDRHLSMTELGRTLATRVMRKHRLAECLLTQVIGLPWEEVHIEACRWEHVMSESVESRLVTLLDNPTVCPHGNPIPGLAELGAREPVESGDDVLTTMCDLAGTRDTPVVVRRISEQVQSDPAVMLKLKQVGIQPGREVTLAASDDGVRVTGDGDAKDTPAELPRDVAAHVFVSKR; encoded by the coding sequence TTGACCGCACACGGCCTGATCGACACCACGGAGATGTATCTCCGTACCATCTACGAGCTCGAAGAAGAGGGCATCGTCCCGCTGCGGGCCCGCATCGCGGAGCGTCTTCAGCAGAGCGGCCCCACAGTCAGCCAGACCGTCGCCCGTATGGAACGTGACGGGCTCGTCCGCGTCGAGGGTGACCGCCACCTGTCGATGACGGAGCTGGGCCGCACGCTCGCCACGCGGGTGATGCGCAAGCACCGCCTCGCCGAGTGCCTGCTCACGCAGGTGATCGGCCTTCCCTGGGAAGAAGTGCACATCGAGGCGTGCCGCTGGGAGCACGTCATGTCGGAGTCGGTCGAGTCGCGCCTGGTGACGCTGCTGGACAACCCGACGGTGTGCCCGCACGGCAACCCGATCCCCGGGCTGGCCGAGCTGGGGGCCAGGGAGCCGGTCGAGAGCGGCGACGACGTGCTGACGACGATGTGCGACCTCGCCGGCACACGCGACACACCGGTAGTCGTGCGTCGAATTAGCGAACAAGTGCAAAGCGATCCCGCTGTGATGCTTAAACTCAAGCAAGTTGGGATACAACCCGGACGCGAGGTGACGCTCGCGGCGAGCGACGACGGTGTACGGGTGACAGGTGACGGTGACGCGAAGGATACTCCCGCGGAGCTTCCGCGCGATGTCGCCGCGCACGTTTTTGTCTCCAAGCGCTGA
- a CDS encoding UdgX family uracil-DNA binding protein (This protein belongs to the uracil DNA glycosylase superfamily, members of which act in excision repair of DNA. However, it belongs more specifically to UdgX branch, whose founding member was found to bind uracil in DNA (where it does not belong), without cleaving it, appears to promote DNA repair by a pathway involving RecA, rather than base excision.), whose product MVKDGNNGAAEFLPDRLDLDALRSAAACCEGCDLYRNATQTVFGEGPKQARFMLVGEQPGDQEDRQGHPFVGPAGRILDRGLQEAGIERDDVYLTNAVKHFSFTPRGKRRIHQKPTAAEIDACQPWLNAELAVVRPEVVVVLGATAARSLLGRAFKVTQHRGEPVPLGESLAVATIHPSAVLRAPDRDVAYAGFLADLQAAARVA is encoded by the coding sequence ATGGTTAAGGACGGCAACAATGGGGCGGCCGAGTTCCTTCCCGACCGTCTCGATCTTGACGCGCTCCGGAGCGCCGCGGCCTGCTGCGAGGGCTGCGACCTGTACAGGAACGCCACGCAGACGGTGTTCGGCGAGGGGCCGAAGCAGGCGAGGTTCATGCTGGTCGGCGAGCAGCCGGGGGATCAGGAGGACCGGCAGGGGCACCCGTTCGTGGGCCCGGCGGGGCGCATTCTGGACAGAGGGCTGCAGGAGGCGGGAATCGAGCGGGACGACGTCTACCTCACCAACGCCGTCAAACACTTCTCTTTCACGCCACGGGGCAAGAGGCGGATCCATCAGAAACCCACGGCGGCCGAGATCGACGCCTGTCAGCCATGGCTCAACGCCGAGCTGGCCGTGGTGCGGCCCGAGGTGGTCGTGGTGCTCGGCGCGACGGCGGCGCGGTCGCTGCTGGGGCGGGCGTTCAAGGTGACGCAGCACCGCGGCGAGCCGGTGCCGCTCGGCGAGTCGCTGGCGGTGGCCACGATCCATCCGTCGGCCGTGCTGCGCGCGCCCGACAGGGACGTGGCGTACGCGGGCTTCCTCGCCGACCTCCAGGCAGCGGCGCGGGTCGCCTGA
- a CDS encoding MFS transporter: protein MAFGDLVKRHLVDTRPLGVPAYRRIWLGQAVSHVGVGVTVVAVGQQVYVITQSSFYVGLIGIANLIPLIVFGLWGGAVADAVDRRKLLIAGSLIAWAATLFILVQALLGLNNVYLIFLAVALNSTGFAITGPTRGAIIPRILDAELVPAANALNSLVYSMGAVLGPMVGGVAMSSGGFAWAYAVDAVLFSANLYAALRLPSLPPLGEVQRPGARSVLDGLSFIVRTPVLLMSFVVDIIAMVFALPRALFPELTAVRFGGDLIALGWMNSAMAIGSVAGALFSGWVGRVKRQGMALTVVIAVWGLAVAAAGLVHDLWLLVLFMAVGGVADVISSVWRQSILQLYAPDEMRGRLQGAFMVVVAGGPRLGDLRAGATATAFGLTGAWVGGGLACAVTVLIVGLSVAGFRNYRAGSSAVVPSKGKSPA, encoded by the coding sequence GTGGCATTCGGGGATCTGGTCAAGCGTCATCTCGTAGACACCCGGCCGCTGGGCGTTCCCGCGTACCGGCGGATCTGGCTGGGCCAGGCAGTGTCACACGTCGGCGTCGGCGTGACCGTCGTGGCGGTCGGGCAGCAGGTCTACGTGATCACGCAGTCGTCGTTCTACGTCGGCCTGATCGGCATCGCCAACCTGATCCCGCTGATCGTCTTCGGCCTGTGGGGCGGGGCCGTCGCCGACGCCGTCGACCGGCGCAAGCTGCTCATCGCCGGCTCCCTGATCGCCTGGGCCGCCACACTCTTCATCCTCGTCCAGGCGCTGCTCGGGCTGAACAACGTCTACCTGATCTTCCTCGCGGTCGCGCTGAACTCCACCGGCTTCGCCATCACCGGCCCGACCCGGGGCGCGATCATCCCCAGGATCCTCGACGCGGAGCTGGTGCCCGCGGCGAACGCGCTCAACTCGCTCGTCTACAGCATGGGCGCGGTACTCGGCCCGATGGTCGGCGGGGTGGCGATGTCGTCCGGCGGGTTCGCCTGGGCGTACGCGGTGGACGCCGTCCTGTTCAGCGCCAACCTCTACGCGGCGCTCAGGCTGCCCTCACTGCCTCCGCTGGGTGAGGTGCAACGTCCGGGTGCCAGGTCCGTCCTGGACGGGCTCAGCTTCATCGTCAGGACCCCGGTGCTGCTGATGTCGTTCGTCGTGGACATCATCGCGATGGTGTTCGCCCTGCCGCGGGCGCTCTTCCCCGAGCTGACCGCCGTGCGCTTCGGCGGGGACCTGATCGCGCTGGGCTGGATGAACTCCGCCATGGCCATCGGCTCCGTCGCCGGGGCGCTGTTCTCCGGCTGGGTGGGGAGGGTCAAGCGGCAGGGGATGGCGCTGACGGTCGTCATCGCCGTCTGGGGGCTGGCCGTGGCCGCCGCCGGGCTCGTCCACGACCTGTGGCTGCTCGTGCTGTTCATGGCCGTCGGCGGGGTGGCGGACGTGATCTCCTCGGTGTGGCGGCAGTCGATCCTGCAGCTCTACGCGCCGGACGAGATGCGGGGGCGGTTGCAGGGGGCGTTCATGGTGGTCGTGGCAGGCGGGCCGCGCCTGGGCGACCTGCGGGCCGGCGCCACGGCCACGGCCTTCGGGCTCACCGGGGCGTGGGTGGGCGGCGGCCTGGCCTGCGCCGTCACCGTGCTGATCGTCGGGCTGTCGGTCGCCGGGTTCCGCAACTACCGCGCCGGCTCGTCCGCCGTGGTCCCGTCGAAGGGCAAGTCTCCCGCCTGA
- the pdxH gene encoding pyridoxamine 5'-phosphate oxidase produces the protein MDATPRPPTLAGLRRTYEGEPLLESDLASDPIAQFTTWFQDALDAGLPEPNAMVLATASAGGRPSARTVLLKGYDERGFVFYTNYESRKGRDLAENPRASLLFPWHPVRRQVRIEGTVTRISHAESAEYFDSRPYGSRIGAWASRQSAVVRSREELDARYEELAARWPEDPPVPDFWGGFRVAPIEVEFWQGQLDRLHDRLRYRRTRPGWVLERLAP, from the coding sequence GTGGATGCCACCCCGCGCCCGCCCACGCTGGCGGGGCTTCGCCGTACGTACGAGGGCGAGCCGTTGCTCGAATCAGACCTCGCGTCCGACCCCATCGCGCAGTTCACCACCTGGTTCCAGGACGCGCTCGACGCCGGCCTGCCGGAACCCAACGCCATGGTCCTGGCCACCGCCTCCGCCGGCGGCCGCCCGAGCGCCAGGACGGTCCTGCTCAAGGGCTACGACGAACGCGGATTCGTCTTCTACACCAACTACGAGTCGCGCAAGGGCCGCGACCTGGCCGAGAACCCGCGCGCCTCCCTGCTGTTCCCCTGGCACCCGGTACGCCGCCAGGTGCGCATCGAGGGCACTGTGACGAGGATCTCCCACGCGGAGTCGGCCGAGTACTTCGACTCGCGCCCGTACGGCTCGCGCATCGGCGCCTGGGCCTCGCGGCAGTCGGCGGTCGTGCGTTCCAGGGAGGAGCTGGACGCCCGGTACGAGGAGCTCGCGGCCCGCTGGCCGGAGGATCCGCCGGTGCCCGACTTCTGGGGCGGCTTCCGGGTCGCCCCGATCGAGGTGGAGTTCTGGCAGGGACAGCTCGACCGGTTGCACGATCGGCTGCGCTACCGGCGGACGCGACCCGGGTGGGTTCTGGAGAGACTTGCCCCTTAA
- a CDS encoding citrate synthase 2 produces MSDFKPGLEGVVAFETEIAEPDKEGGALRYRGVDIEELVGRVPFGHVWGLLVDNQFQPGLPPAEPYPIPVHSGDIRVDVQSALAMLAPAYGFKPLLDISDEEARDQLARASVMALSFVAQSARGLGLPMVPQSKVDEAKTIVERFMIRWRGEPDPKHVKAIDAYWTSAAEHGMNASTFTARVIASTGADVAAALSGAVGAMSGPLHGGAPARVLHMIEGVEQLGDAKKYVQSELDKGNRLMGFGHRVYRAEDPRARVLRRTAKELDAPRYEVAAALEQAALEELHARKPDRVLATNVEYWAAVVLDFAEVPSHMFTSMFTCARTAGWAAHILEQKRTGRLVRPSATYTGPTSRPLSELEGADEVVGKY; encoded by the coding sequence ATGTCCGACTTCAAACCCGGGCTCGAAGGCGTCGTAGCTTTCGAGACCGAGATCGCGGAACCGGACAAAGAAGGGGGCGCCCTTCGATACCGGGGCGTCGACATCGAAGAGCTGGTCGGCCGTGTCCCGTTCGGGCACGTTTGGGGCCTGCTGGTCGACAATCAGTTCCAGCCGGGCCTGCCCCCGGCGGAGCCGTACCCCATTCCTGTCCACTCCGGTGACATCCGTGTAGACGTGCAGAGCGCGCTGGCGATGCTGGCCCCTGCCTACGGCTTCAAGCCCCTGCTCGACATCAGCGACGAGGAGGCCCGTGACCAGCTCGCCCGCGCCTCCGTCATGGCCCTGTCGTTCGTGGCGCAGTCCGCGCGCGGCCTCGGCCTGCCGATGGTGCCGCAGAGCAAGGTCGACGAGGCCAAGACCATCGTCGAGCGTTTCATGATCCGCTGGCGCGGTGAGCCTGATCCCAAGCACGTCAAGGCCATCGACGCCTACTGGACCTCGGCGGCCGAGCACGGCATGAACGCCTCGACGTTCACCGCCCGCGTCATCGCCTCCACCGGCGCCGACGTGGCCGCCGCGCTCTCCGGCGCCGTCGGCGCCATGTCCGGCCCGCTGCACGGCGGCGCTCCGGCGCGCGTCCTGCACATGATCGAGGGCGTCGAGCAGCTCGGCGACGCCAAGAAGTACGTCCAGAGCGAGCTCGACAAGGGCAACCGTCTCATGGGCTTCGGCCATCGCGTCTACCGCGCCGAGGACCCGCGCGCCCGCGTGCTGCGCCGTACGGCCAAGGAGCTCGACGCGCCCCGCTACGAGGTCGCCGCGGCGCTGGAGCAGGCCGCGCTGGAGGAGCTGCACGCCCGCAAGCCGGACCGCGTGCTGGCCACGAACGTGGAGTACTGGGCCGCCGTGGTGCTGGACTTCGCCGAGGTGCCCTCCCACATGTTCACCTCGATGTTCACCTGCGCGCGTACGGCCGGCTGGGCCGCGCACATCCTGGAGCAGAAGCGCACGGGCAGGCTGGTCCGCCCGAGTGCCACCTACACCGGTCCCACCTCGCGCCCGCTCAGCGAGCTCGAGGGCGCCGACGAGGTCGTCGGCAAGTACTGA
- a CDS encoding peroxidase family protein, with translation MEPTSGLTRRGFLTGVGAGAAALTLTPAEALAKVVTARAGGLATSPDRFGRIFTLGAFADLNAPSLRTALMEMGRPGGLIDARDPLQEGPIRLITNPELSPNNLDNATHTAGTTFFGQFIDHDMTFDEGSPLGVPTAPEQSPNTRTPGFDLDSVYGGGPAATPQYYDPADTAKFRLESGGRFEDLPRRANRTAIIPDPRNDENLMISGMHAAFLLFHNRVVDHLRAQGQQGNVFEAARQQVRWHYQWLVLREFLPQIVGQGVVDDLLANGRRFYRPVAGQQFIPVEFQGAAYRFGHSMVRPSYRANLAGNPDGTAFFGFIFDPAGQGQADPVDLRGGARAARRFIGWQTFFDFGDGEVRPNKRIDTRVSTPLFNLPLAAIPSADPPTSLAQRNLLRHITWSLPSGQNIARAVGVQSLEAQHFPELQAIGHGLPSSTPLWYYVLKEAEVLGGGLRLAGVGARIVGEVFVGLLQLDPASFLRTNPSWRPTLPRRSGPAGDFRMVDLLTFARVDPASRGQ, from the coding sequence ATGGAGCCCACATCCGGCTTAACCAGGCGCGGCTTCCTCACCGGCGTAGGCGCCGGAGCCGCCGCACTGACGCTCACCCCCGCAGAGGCACTCGCCAAGGTCGTCACGGCACGCGCGGGAGGCCTGGCGACCTCCCCCGACCGGTTCGGCCGCATCTTCACGCTGGGCGCGTTCGCCGACCTCAACGCGCCCAGCCTGAGGACCGCGCTGATGGAGATGGGCCGTCCCGGCGGCCTGATCGACGCCAGGGACCCGCTGCAGGAAGGCCCGATCCGGCTGATCACCAACCCCGAGCTGAGCCCGAACAACCTCGACAACGCCACGCACACGGCCGGCACGACGTTCTTCGGCCAGTTCATCGACCACGACATGACCTTCGACGAGGGCTCGCCCCTCGGCGTGCCGACCGCGCCCGAGCAGTCGCCCAACACCAGGACCCCCGGCTTCGACCTCGACAGCGTCTACGGCGGCGGCCCGGCGGCCACCCCCCAGTACTACGACCCCGCCGACACCGCCAAGTTCCGGCTGGAGAGCGGCGGCCGGTTCGAGGACCTGCCGCGCAGGGCGAACCGTACGGCGATCATCCCCGACCCCCGCAACGACGAGAACCTGATGATCAGCGGGATGCACGCCGCGTTCCTGCTGTTCCACAACCGGGTCGTGGACCACCTGCGCGCCCAGGGGCAGCAGGGCAACGTGTTCGAGGCGGCCAGGCAGCAGGTCAGGTGGCACTACCAGTGGCTGGTGCTCAGGGAGTTCCTGCCGCAGATCGTCGGCCAGGGCGTCGTCGACGACCTCCTCGCGAACGGGCGGCGCTTCTACCGTCCGGTGGCCGGGCAGCAGTTCATCCCGGTCGAGTTCCAGGGCGCGGCCTACCGGTTCGGGCACAGCATGGTCAGGCCGTCGTACCGGGCGAACCTGGCGGGCAACCCCGACGGCACCGCCTTCTTCGGCTTCATCTTCGACCCCGCGGGACAGGGCCAGGCCGACCCGGTGGACCTGCGCGGCGGGGCCAGAGCGGCCAGGCGGTTCATCGGCTGGCAGACGTTCTTCGACTTCGGCGACGGCGAGGTGCGGCCGAACAAGCGCATCGACACCAGGGTCTCCACCCCGCTGTTCAACCTGCCGCTGGCCGCGATCCCGTCCGCGGACCCGCCGACCTCGCTGGCGCAGCGCAACCTGCTGCGGCACATCACCTGGTCGCTGCCGTCCGGGCAGAACATCGCGCGGGCCGTCGGCGTGCAGTCCCTGGAGGCGCAGCACTTCCCCGAGCTGCAGGCGATCGGGCACGGGCTGCCCTCCAGCACCCCGCTCTGGTACTACGTGCTCAAGGAGGCCGAGGTGCTGGGCGGCGGCCTCAGGCTGGCCGGGGTGGGGGCACGGATCGTGGGCGAGGTCTTCGTCGGGCTGCTGCAGCTCGATCCGGCCTCGTTCCTGCGCACCAACCCGTCCTGGCGGCCCACGCTGCCTCGGCGCTCCGGCCCGGCGGGCGACTTCAGGATGGTGGACCTGCTCACGTTCGCCCGGGTCGATCCGGCGAGCCGCGGCCAGTGA